From one Ursus arctos isolate Adak ecotype North America unplaced genomic scaffold, UrsArc2.0 scaffold_1, whole genome shotgun sequence genomic stretch:
- the PIKFYVE gene encoding 1-phosphatidylinositol 3-phosphate 5-kinase isoform X8, protein MATDDKTSPTLDSANDLPRSPTSPSHLTHFKPLTPDQDEPPFKSAYSSFVNLFRFNKERAEGCQGEQQSLGGSWASPQLPSRTQSVRSPTPYKKQLNEELQRRSSAVLEENSLQHPQENTDTRRKAEPTFGGHDPRTAVQLRSLSTVLKRLKEIMEGKSQDSDLKQYWMPDSQCKECYDCSEKFTTFRRRHHCRLCGQIFCSRCCNQEIPGKFMGYTGDLRACTYCRKIALSYAHSTDSNSIGEDLNALSDSASSVSVLDPSEPRTPVGSRKASRNIFLEDDFAWQSLIHPDSSNTPLPTRLVSVQEDAGKSPARNRSASITNLSLDRSGSPMVSSYETSVSPQANRTYVRTETTEDERKILLDSVQLKDLWKKICHHSSGMEFQDHRYWLRTHPNCIVGKELVNWLIRNGHIATRAQAIAIGQAMVDGRWLDCVSHHDQLFRDEYALYRPLQSTEFSETPSPDSDSVNSVEGHSEPSWFKDIKFDDSDTEQIAEEGDDNLTNSASPSKRTSVSSFQSTVDSDSAASISLNVELDNVNFHIKKPSKYPHVPPHPADQKGRR, encoded by the exons ATGGCCACAGATGATAAGACTTCCCCAACATTGGACTCTGCTAATGATTTGCCTCGATCTCCTACTAGTCCTTCTCATCTCACACACTTTAAACCTTTGACTCCTGATCAGGACGAACCTCCTTTTAAATCAGCGTATAGTTCTTTCGTCAATCTCTTTCGATTTAACAAAG AGCGCGCAGAAGGTtgccagggggagcagcagtctcTAGGTGGAAGTTGGGCCAGCCCTCAGCTCCCTTCAAGAACACAGTCTGTGAGGTCACCTACACCGTATAAAAAACAGCTTAATGAGGAACTCCAGCGACGATCTTCAGCAGTATTAG AAGAGAACAGTTTGCAACATCCCCAGGAGAACACAG ACACAAGAAGGAAAGCAGAACCTACCTTTGGAGGTCATGACCCTCGTACAGCTGTTCAGCTTCGAAGCCTCAGCACAGTATTAAAACGCCTCAAGGAAATCATGGAGGGGAAAAGCCAG GATAGCGACCTGAAGCAATACTGGATGCCAGATAGCCAATGTAAAGAATGCTATGACTGTAGTGAGAAATTTACGACCTTCAGGCGCAGACACCATTGCCGACTGTGTGGGCAGATTTTTTGCAGTCGTTGCTGTAATCAAGAAATCCCTGGAAAATTTATGGGCTATACAG GGGACCTCCGAGCTTGTACATACTGTAGAAAGATAGCCTTAAGCTATGCTCATTCCACAGACAGTAATTCCATTGGAGAAGACTTGAATGCTCTTTCAGATTCTGCTTCTTCTGTGTCTGTACTTGATCCAAGTGAGCCTCGAACACCTGTTGGAAGTAGAAAAGCCAGCCGCAACATATTTCTAGAGGATGATTTTGCCTGGCAAAG TTTGATTCATCCAGACTCCTCAAATACTCCTCTTCCAACAAGACTTGTATCTGTTCAAGAGGATGCTGGGAAATCTCCTGCTCGAAATAG atcAGCTAGCATTACTAACCTGTCACTGGATCGATCTGGTTCTCCCATGGTATCTTCATATGAGACATCTGTCAGTCCCCAGGCTAACCGAACATATGTTAGGACAGAGACCACTGAGGATGAACGCAAAATTCTTCTG GACAGCGTTCAGTTAAAGGACCTGTGGAAGAAAATCTGCCATCACAGTAGTGGAATGGAGTTTCAGGATCACCGTTACTGGCTGAGAACGCATCCCAATTGCATTGTGGGAAAAGAATTAGTCAACTGGTTAATCCGAAATGGACACATTGCTACAAG GGCACAAGCTATAGCCATCGGACAAGCGATGGTCGATGGGCGTTGGCTGGATTGCGTCAGTCATCACGACCAGCTGTTCAGGGACGAGTATGCGCTGTACAGACCACTGCAG AGTACAGAATTTTCTGAGACCCCTTCTCCAGACAGTGACTCAGTGAACTCTGTGGAAGGACACTCTGAGCCATCCTGGTTTAAAGACATAAAGTTCGATGACAGTGACACGGAACAGATAGCTGAAGAAGGTGACGATAATTTGACTA ATTCTGCCAGTCCTAGCAAGCGCACATCAGTCAGCAGCTTCCAGTCCACAGTGGACAGTGACTCAGCCGCTTCCATCAGCCTGAACGTGGAGCTGGACAACGTGAACTTCCATATCAAGAAGCCCTCCAAGTACCCACATGTGCCCCCTCACCCTGCTGACCAAAAAGGTAGGAGGTAG